Proteins from a single region of Nasonia vitripennis strain AsymCx chromosome 2 unlocalized genomic scaffold, Nvit_psr_1.1 chr2_random0005, whole genome shotgun sequence:
- the LOC103316527 gene encoding uncharacterized protein LOC103316527, protein MEAPTEEVTRLVEYCEERGLSLVVGCDATAHHLVWGHTNTNDRGTTLLEYLTSTNLEITNRGNDPTFMNVRRREVIDITLCSRQLVRGIVTTGNMDQKPQANELEGIQEEPGGETQNKVPNTHDRRAKHCGRIAAEGHREKLKKATQALLRKAVKSNDGQKWIAWRSKQKEYRHAVKKAQTESWREYCSSVKAGKEAARLNKILARNPEAWLGAVKLPTGKYTESDEETLEHLMEPNFPGL, encoded by the exons ATGGAG GCACCAACAGAGGAGGTAACTAGGCTGGTCGAGTACTGCGAGGAAAGGGGACTCTCCCTCGTTGTCGGGTGTGACGCCACCGCACACCATCTGGTGTGGGGACACACGAACACTAACGACCGGGGGACGACCCTACTCGAGTACCTGACCTCTACGAACCTCGAGATCACCAATAGAGGTAACGATCCAACCTTCATGAATGTAAGGAGGAGAGAGGTAATCGACATTACACTCTGCTCAAGGCAGCTAGTAAG GGGAATCGTGACAACAGGAAATATGGATCAGAAACCCCAGGCGAACGAACTGGAAGGAATACAGGAAGAACCTGGAGGAGAAACTCAAAACAAGGTTCCCAATACACACGATAGAAGAGCTAAACACTGCGGCAGAATTGCTGCAGAGGGCCACCGAG AAAAGCTAAAGAAAGCAACCCAAGCTCTACTCAGGAAAGCAGTAAAGAGCAATGATGGCCAGAAATGGATAGCCTGGAGAAGTAAACAGAAGGAATACCGCCATGCTGTAAAGAAAGCCCAGACCGAGAGTTGGAGGGAATACTGCAGTAGCGTGAAAGCTGGCAAAGAGGCGGCTAGGCTTAACAAGATCTTAGCACGCAATCCCGAAGCCTGGTTAGGAGCGGTGAAGCTCCCCACTGGCAAGTATACGGAATCGGACGAGGAGACGCTGGAGCACCTCATGGAGCCGAACTTCCCCGGCTTATGA